In Nomascus leucogenys isolate Asia chromosome 11, Asia_NLE_v1, whole genome shotgun sequence, the following proteins share a genomic window:
- the LOC100603109 gene encoding keratin, type II cuticular Hb5-like: MASQSCHISSGCRVKNFSSHSAIVPKPGDHSCVSAMAHHGGSSGAIGYWHLGGFGSQSLCTVGSPQIAVSCRWPLHSRGRFGYWAGGLCRPSPPHITSVTINESLLTPLNLEIDPNAQCVKHEEKEQIKCLNKFAASIDKVRFLEQQNKLLETKLQFYQNCECCESNLEPLFQGYTATLWREAECMEADSGRLASELNCTQEALEGYKKKYEEELALRATAENEFMMLKKVSDCSHMGIIKSWTPDALMLKPQWEEEIRLLQSQLSDTSVVVKVDNSWELNMDLVVAEIKAQYDDIASCSRADAETWYQTKCEEVKATVTQQGENLRRTKDELNELNCMIQRLMAEVENAKQQHCKLEAVVAQSEQQGEAALSNACCKLAELEGALQKAKQDMACLLKQYQEVMNSKLGLDVETVTYRRLLEAEEIQMCEGMGSVNICVSRSQGGVVCGELDSTASRGSGGVAISSGALCSPSAVGACSSARSVRFT, from the exons ATGGCGAGCCAATCCTGCCACATCAGCTCTGGCTGCAGGGTCAAGAACTTTAGCTCCCACTCTGCCATTGTGCCCAAGCCTGGGGATCACAGCTGTGTCAGTGCCATGGCCCATCATGGGGGCAGTTCTGGGGCGATAGGCTACTGGCACCTCGGAGGCTTTGGCAGTCAGAGCCTGTGTACAGTGGGGTCTCCTCAGATTGCAGTGAGTTGTAGATGGCCCCTACACAGCAGGGGCAGGTTTGGCTACTGGGCAGGGGGCCTTTGCAGGCCCAGCCCACCCCATATCACATCTGTCACCATCAACGAGAGCCTCCTCACGCCCCTCAATCTAGAGATCGACCCCAATGCCCAGTGTGTGAAGCATGAGGAGAAGGAGCAGATCAAGTGTCTCAACAAGTTTGCTGCCTCCATTGACAAG GTGCGCTTCCTGGAGCAGCAGAACAAACTGCTGGAGACCAAGCTGCAGTTCTACCAGAACTGCGAGTGCTGCGAGAGCAACCTGGAGCCCCTGTTCCAGGGCTACACTGCGACTCTGTGGCGGGAGGCTGAGTGCATGGAGGCCGACAGCGGCAGGCTGGCCTCAGAGCTGAACTGCACGCAGGAGGCACTCGAGGGCTACAAGAAGAA GTATGAAGAAGAGCTGGCCCTCAGAGCCACAGCTGAGAACGAGTTCATGATGCTGAAGAAGGTGAGTGACTGTTCTCACATGGGAATAATTAAATCCTGGACACCGGACGCTCTGATGCT TAAGCCCCAGTGGGAGGAG GAAATCCGCCTCCTTCAGTCACAACTCTCTGACACCTCCGTGGTGGTGAAGGTGGACAACAGCTGGGAGCTCAACATGGACTTGGTTGTGGCCGAGATCAAGGCTCAGTATGATGATATTGCCAGCTGCAGCCGGGCAGACGCCGAGACCTGGTACCAAACCAAG TGTGAGGAGGTGAAGGCCACAGTGACTCAACAGGGTGAGAACCTCCGCAGAACCAAGGATGAGCTCAACGAGCTGAACTGCATGATCCAGAGGCTGATGGCAGAGGTGGAGAACGCCAAGCAGCAG CACTGCAAGCTGGAGGCTGTGGTGGCCCAGTCTGAGCAGCAGGGTGAGGCAGCCCTCAGCAATGCCTGCTGCAAGCTGGCTGAGCTGGAGGGAGCCCTGCAGAAGGCCAAGCAGGACATGGCCTGCTTGCTCAAGCAGTACCAGGAGGTGATGAACTCCAAGCTGGGCCTGGACGTGGAGACCGTCACTTATCGCAGACTGCTGGAGGCCGAGGAGATCCA GATGTGTGAAGGCATGGGCTCAGTCAATATCT GTGTGAGCCGTTCCCAGGGTGGTGTGGTCTGCGGGGAACTGGACTCCACTGCCTCCCGTGGCTCAGGGGGTGTGGCCATCAGCAGTGGTGCACTGTGCTCCCCCTCTGCAGTGGGGGCCTGCTCCAGTGCTCGATCTGTGCGGTTTACATAG